CGCGTGGGCGTCATGGACGCCGGCGCCATTGTCCGCTTCCGCAACCGCGACTGGGTGCTGCTGCCGGGGGACCAGCCAGACGTCGTCCTGCTGCGGCCGCTCACCGGGACCAGCGAAGACGTAGTGGCGGTCCACCGCCGCCTGGCCGACCTGGTGGCGTACACCTTACCGGCAGAGCGCCTGTCCCCCTCGACCTTCCCCCTGCCTAGCGCGGAGTCCGTAGCGGACGCCCAGAGCGTCCACCTCCTGTGGCAGTCTGCCCGGCTGCTGCTGCGGGAGGGTGCCACGCCGTTCCGCTGCCTGGGCCGGATCTCGGTCCGGCCCCGGACCTACCAGCTGGTCCCCCTCATGATGGCACTGCGGCTGGAGCCCGTGCGTCTGCTCATCGCGGACGACGTAGGGGTAGGCAAGACCATCGAGGCGGGGCTGGTGGTCCGGGAGCTGTGGGAGCTCGGGGAGGTCCGCCGGGTCGCGGTCCTCTGCCCGCCGTACCTGTGCGACCAGTGGCAGAAGGAGCTGGTCGAGAAGGTTGAACCTGGACACTGGGCGATGCGCTGCTCGTGATGGACTCGGGCCTGGTCAGGGGAGGCATAGCAGGCAAGGTGCAAATTAGCGCTTATCACGAAGCCGGATACGCCGACCAGCCCATCTCGTGGCCGAATTTAAGTCGGCTGAGAATGACCATGACCGTGCGCCAGTGTCGCGTTGCGATCACACCCATGATCATCGTCCTGGTGCTGACTGTGGCGGCTGCCCAGGCACAGACGCCGGAGCTTCTGCTTTTCGGCGGACGAGATCACAGGGTCTTCCTTGGTTGCCTGAATTGTGGCAGGTTCGATCCGGATTCGGTCTGCAACAGGTTCGGCGAGTACGGGTCTCGCTTCAGTTCGAGGAGCATTTGGAACCGCTTTGGTGACTACGGCTCTCGATTCAGCCCTTACAGCCCCTGGAATAGGTTGGCGTTGTATCCACCCGTAATCGTTGATCGTCAGGGTAACTTCTACGGCTACTTCACGTCGAATCGCTTCCATCCTAATCGAACCACGATCAGGTTCTTCCTTATTTTCCTCGACAATGTAGATGAGGTGTACGAAGACTTGGAGCGTGCCCGTAATCTCTTTTGCAATCAGTGAGCCTAGCCTAACAACGGCATCCAGCGGACGGCGCTGCTCGCCGCCGCTGATTCTGAACGTTAGACAGCCAGTCCTGTGTCGAGAATAGGAGCGGCCGCGAGACTGTGAGCCTGGCGATGGACAAAGGACGGAACCTTCTCGCCCCTCCTGAGGGTGACAGCTACCATTAGGCGGCGTGTAACCTCCTCCGGTTCAACGCATAAGATCCTTTGGCTCGCGGACGTGCGCAAACCGCTCGCCCTTCCTGACCGACGAGCCGGACGATTTGGATGGGCTCTGGCTGGGAGCTCGCAAGAAGCGCATGCCTGCGCGGCCGCTGGTGCCGCCGGTCGTTGTGGACTGAGTTTGTGCCGAGGAGCTGGACCAGCCGGAGAGGGAGCCCGAACTGCTGCGTGAGATCACGGTGATCGTCAACGGGCAAGTGCCGGAGCCCGACGGATCCGAGGACCCCGAGAGCACCATCGTCGAGGAGGTCCCGGGGCGGCTCCGGCTGGCGGATCACCCGGAGGTCGAGTAGGCCTCTCGAGTATGTCGTCGAGAAGTGGGAGCCGTGGGCGCGGGAGATGCGGCGATGGCGGGAGGTGCAAAAGGTTTACGAAATGCTTGACTTCATGGGGCGGGGGCTCGGAGAAGCCGAGGAGCGGTACGAGCTCGTGCTTACGATCGGGTTTCTGCAGCGGCGTGATCCGACTGGCACGGACGTCGCCTGCCACGTTCTACTGGCGCCTGCGGAAATTACGTTCGACGCGGCACGAGGCATGCTCGCCGTTGCGCCTGCCGCCTGGTCCAGTGGTTTCCGCGTCGAGCTCGACATGCTGGAGCTCCAGGACCGCCCTGAGACTGAATTCCCACACCCTCAGGGTCGAGGAAGGATGTCTCGAGTTCCCTGCAGAGGGGTGACAGCGCTGGCCTAGGGTCGCAGGCCTGTCTGGGAGGGGGTGAGGGGCCCACAGGCCTGCGGCCCGGTCGCGTGCCTGGCGCTGGGCGGCCACCAGGCGGTCGGTGTACCGGACGTTGGGGGGACTGTGAGGAGGACGGCCCAGCCGTCACGGAGGAGCCGCTCGTTGAGGAGGGTTCCGTCCGGGAGCCAGAGGTAGGCGAGCAGCCGGCCGTAGCGGTCACGGGTCTGGACGTCGAGCTCGAGGAAGACGGTAGACCCCGGAGGGGCGAGCCGGCCCGCCGCAGCCCGACTGAGTTCACCTAGGCGGAGGATCTCCTGGAGGCTCCGGCCCAGCTGTCCGGCCTGTCTGGCGGCGCGGTGGTTGGGAGAGGTCTCTGGGGCGTCGAGCCCGATGAGGCGGACGGTCTCCGTGCGGGGCCCGACCTGCAGCCGGACAGTGGCGGGCGTGCGGGCCGCGAGGGCGGGGGCAGCCAGGAGGAGGGCGAGTGGGAGGAGGAGCACAGTGGCAACCTGCCTGAGGGCCGGTAGGGGCAACGGCCGTGGGCTCAGACCAGTGTGCTGTCCAGACCTAGCGTCCTCCCCGCTGACGGGTCTTCGGACGGTGGGGCCGGCAGCCAGCCGAGGCACAACTAGACCTTCTGCCTGCACTGCCCTCGGGCCTCCCTCTCTGCGGTGAGACTGTGGGGCCCGGTGGGATCTGGGATGCGAAAACTCGTGCGTGTCTTCCGGAGAGTGGAGGGCGGATTCCCGCCGTAAGAGGCGTCGGAAGCGCACGAGGAGCCGTTTGTGCCGGTTGTACCGGGTCATACCGCACTGCTGGCGGGCGGACGACGCTTAAATGTCTTGACAACGAGACTAAATCCCCATACCCTTGGGGTGGAGGGAGGATCGATGAAGGGGCTGCTGACGCTGGCCCGGGCTGCGGGACGGCTGGGGGTCCACCCCGACTGGCTCCGCAAGCTGGTGCGCCGGGGCCGTCTGCGGGCGGTGGACATCGGGACTCCGGCGAGGCCCTTCTACCTGCTTCCGGAGGCGGAGGTCAGGCGGTACCAGCGGGAGATCCAGGGCAGGCGCGGTCGGCCGTCCAAGCGGGGGAGGTGAACAGGAGTGCCTGGGTACGTGCGCCGGAGGGGTCGGAATTCGTGGGAGGTGACGGTCAGCGCAGGTAGAGACCCCGTGACCGGGCGGCGGGTCCGGGTCTTCCGGTCTGCCCGGGGCACCCGCAAGGACGCGGAGCGGGAGCTGGCGAGGCTGTGGCTGGAGGCGACCAAAGGGGCCTTGGTGGACCTTGGCCGCGTCACCGTCGAAGAGTGGCTGAGGTCCTGGTTGGACGTCAAGCGGGTCCTCCACGCGGCCCTGGAGGACGCGGTCCGCCAGCAGGTGGTCGGCCGGAACGTCTGCGACGCGGTGAGGCCCCCGAAGACCCCTGCCCGGGAACTCCGGGTACTCGACCGGGACGAGCTGCTCCGGCTCCTCCGGGAGGCGGAGGGCACCCGAATGTACGTGCCCGTCCTGCTGGCGTCCCTGTGCGGCCTCCGGAGGGGCGAGGTGCTGGCCCTCAGGTGCGGCTCGGAGAGGCCTGGACCGACCACGGGCTGGTCTGCCCCGGGGAGAACGGGGCTCCCTGGTGGCCCAATAACTTCCAGCGGGCCTTCTCGGCCCTGACCCGCCGGGTGGGGGTCGAGGGGCTGACCTTCCACGTCCTCCGCCACACCCACGCCAGCCACCTGATCCGGGCCGGGGTGGACCTCCGGACCGTGGCCGCCCGGTTGGGCCACGCGACCCCGACCCTGACGCTGAACACCTACGGACACCTGATCCCGGGGGCCCAGGAGGAGGCCGTCAGCTGGCTGGAGGAGCACCTCCACGGGGCCGCCCGGTCGTAGGTGTCGGCAATTTGTCGGCAAAACCGCGTCGCGCGAGCTATACCCCAGGGGAGTACTCGTCTGGAACGCCATTCTGGGGAGGGTTTGGTGGTGGGCCGTGAGGGACTCGAACCCCCGACGCCCGGGTTAAAAGCCCGGCGCTCTACCCACTGAGCTAACGGCCCTTCCCGCAGGCATTGTACGGCAGGAGAGGGAGGTACACCAAGCGGCTCTCCGGAGGGGCTGGTAAGATCGGGGTTGCGGGGTGGACGCCGAGGAGCAGGCGGATCCAGGTATGCGCATCGCCATCACGGGGGCTTCGGGACTGCTGGGGACAGCCCTCGCGCAACGCTTTCGAGCCGCGGGGCACGAGGTAGTACCCGTGGGCCGCGATCCGGAGATCAGCGCCCGGAGCGGTGTGTTCTGGGATCCCCCCCGAAAGATGCTCGAGGCGGAGCGGCTGGAGGGGGTGGAAGTAGTGGTGAACCTGGCCGGTGCCCGCATCGCACCCGCCCGCTGGACTCCTGCCTACCGGGCCCTCATCCGCACGAGTCGGGTGGAGGCCACCCGGTTCCTGTGCGAGACCCTCGCACGCCTCGCGCGCAAGCCGCGGGTGCTGCTCTCGGCCTCCGCGGTGGGCTACTACGGAAACCGGGACCCGCAGCAGGAACTGGACGAATCTAGCCCGCCCGGGGAGGGGTTTCTCGCGCGCCTCTGCGTGGAGTGGGAGGCGGCCACAGAACCCGCCCGATCCGCGGGGATCCGCACGGTCCTGCTGCGCACGGGCACGGTGCTGACCCTGCGCGGTGGATTCCTGCCTCCGTTGGTGCGGCTCTTCCGCGTGGGGCTTGGAGGTCGACTGGGAAGGGGGGATCAGGTCCTGAGCTGGATCGCGCTCGTGGACTACGTGCGGGCCGTGGAGTTCCTACTGCAACGGCAAGACCTCCACGGGCCCGTCAACCTCACCGCTCCAAAGCCAGTGACCAACGCGGAGTTCACCGCGACCCTCGCCCGGATCCTGCGCCGCCCCGCTCCCTTCCGGATACCCGCCTTCGCCCTGCGGCTCGCCTTCGGTCGGGAGCTCGCGGAGGAGGTCTTCCTGGCCGGGCAGCGGGTGGTCCCACGGCGGCTGTGGGAAGCCGGCTTCCGGTTCGACCTCCCGGAGCTGGAGGGCGCGTTGCGGGCCGTTCTGGCTGAGCGCTAAAGCATCGCCGTTGCCGCCTGGCCCGATGGGGAGGGAATTCGGCGGAGGGGAGAAGCCAGGGCCGGGCGGGGCTAAATGGGAAGACCCAGGGACCGCAGCCAGGCCAGGAGGTGGTCCATGATCCGTGGCCCCGGATCCACACCGGTCACCTCCGCCACGCGCAGCAGCGTCTCCACCGTCACATCTCCCGTGGCGGTTACCAGCCATCCGTCCCGCGACCAGTGCACCGCCGTCCGCATTCCGGAGCGCTGCACCCACATGGGTGAGTTCCAGACGGAGGGTGGGGCGCCCCAGCACCTGCCCCGGAAGGGCCCGCATCCGGTAGTTCTGCCGGAGCCAGGTGAGATGCTCCCTTACGGGGAACGCTTCCCACCGGGGTAAAAAGGAGCGCCGGGCAAGGCCGCGGCGGGGATCGTAAGTGATCTGGACCTCCCCCCTCTGGAGGATCACCACTTGGCCCCTCGCCCCCACCGGACGATAGAGAAAGCGGGTCCATGCCGCCGGATCCCGCTCCACCTGCACCACCAGGGTACGCGCCCGCCCACCTTCCCGGGTGGCGAGGACCTGCCTCCCGGAGTAGGCCGCCTGATCCCTAGCCCGCAGCAGGTCCTGCAGCCGGCCGATGAGATCTGTGGCCCCAGCCGATGCGGCCAGAAGCAACGTGGTGGTGGCGGGGAGGAGGATGCGGCCGATGGCGTTCATGGCTCCTCGGGCGGCAGCTGGGGCAGCAAACCCGCGAGGAAGGCGTTCAGTGCCCCATCCACCATGGGATGGGTGAGGGTGATCCGGGCGTGGTGCCGGAGGTAGGCGGTTCGCTCGAGCCGGGAAGAGGCGAAGGGCGGGGGGAGGTACAGGAGGAGCGCGGCGGCACAGGCGGTCAGGAACGCCAGGAGGAGGCGACGCGCGCGATCCCTTTGAGTACCCCTCTCCTCCAGCCGCCGGAGGGCGTGGGCCAGGGACTCGGGGCGCGGGTGAGGCTGTGGTACCCGACGGAGTAGGGCCCGTACGGCCAGAAGGTCCTCCACCACCTGGAGGCAGGAAGCGCAGGCTGCGAGGTGGGCTGCGATCCGGGTTGCCTCCTCCACGGGGAGAACCCCGTCCGCATAAGCGCTCAGCAGGTCCTCCGGATGCCTCATCTCCCTTTCCCCGTCGGAGGGCGTCCACGTATGGCCGCAGCCGCTCCCGGAGAGCAAGCCGCCCCCGGTGCAGCCGGGAGCGCACGGTTCCCAAGGGACACCGCAGCACCTCTGCCGCCTCCTCGTACGAGTAGCCCAGCAGATCCACCAGCACCACTACACTCCGATACTCCGGGGAGAGAGCATTGAGCGCCGGCTGAACCGGACCGTCCAGGGCGGCCTCCACCCGCGCCTCCGGATCGGACCAGCTCCCCGCCACCAGGGAAGCAGCGGGGAGCTGGTCCAGGGAGGACAGGGACTGTCGCCGCAGGCGGCGGTAAGCATCCACGAAGGGTGGTAGACGATGCGCAGAAACCACCGGTCGAACCGGGTACCAGGCCGGAACCGGTGGAAGGCCCGGAGGGCCTCTTCTGCAGCCTGCTGGAGCACCTCCTCTGCTTGGTCGGTGTCTCCACACAGCCGATAGGCGAACCGGTAGGCGCGGGGCCAGTGCTCCGCGAGGAGTCGGCTGAACTGCGAGGTTGCCTCCTCCCGCGTCCCCGTGTGCTCCACCGCGCCTTCCAGGTTCATGGCCTACTCTAGGATGGTGACCTGGGCCGCCCGGTAGGTCACCCTCTTCCCCGACCGCAGGACGCTGCCGAGAACCCGCACGGTCTCCCCGGCCTTGAGCGCGGCGGGGCTTGCGGCCTTCCCCGCCCGGGTGAACTTGGTCCGGGAGGTATACTGGATCCGCAGCCGCGCGCCCTTCTGAAGGTTCCCCTGCCGTACTTCCGTCACCGAGAGGGAAAACCCGCTTTTCGAGACCGCGGACACCTTCCCCTCGACCTCGAACGAGGCCGCCGGTCTTGGGCTAGCGGGCTTCGTCTGGGGAGCACCCGCGGCTGTCCATCCGAGCGGGGCAAGGGTCAGGGCCAGGAAGACACTCGCGAGCAGTGCGATCCAGGTCCGCATGGCTCTCCCTCCTTTGGGATGGTTTCACCCTACAAGCGCGCCCCCGCATTCCGAAGTTCCCGGAGGGTTTGGAACCGATTCGGGCCTGCGGTACGCTTAAGGTAAGGAGGGGTGTGTGATGGGACTCGGGAGCATTGGAACAGGAGAGCTCCTGATCATCTTCCTGATCGCCCTGCTGATCTTCGGGCCCGCGCGCCTGGCGGACCTCGGCAGTTCGCTGGGGAAGGCCATCCGGGACTTCCGGCGGGGCCTGCAGGAGCCGGACGATCACGAGACCAGGTCCGACTCCAGGTAGAACTCCCCTGTGGTCTCGTCGTAAGCAAACGCCTCCGCGTATCGGCCCCAGTCGGTGAGCACTCCCAGTTGGCGGCGGGACTCCTCAGCGCTGAAGTGCCGCTCCAGGAGGTCCAGGAAGAACTCCGCGGACATGCGGGGCGGTCGGCGGTGCCGGAGGACCTCCAGAATCTCCTGGGCGGTACGCACCCGGCTGAGGAAGGCTTTGCGGAACACCTCCTTTTTGGCCTGCACGGAGGCCTCCGCCAGGGCCCTCCCCTCCTCCGTAAGCACCAGATCTCCATCCTGAGAGCTCAGAAACCCCAGAAGCTCCGCGGCTTCCACCGCGGGCAGCAGATCCTCGATGTCCATCTGCAGCTCCGCGGCCAGCTCAGGAAGATCCACCCGGCCGTCCGCGTCGTGCACCAGCTCCACGAGCCCCGTGATGAGCCCTACGGGTGCCGGAGGGAGCCGGGGGATGAGGGGGCGGGCGTGCACCAGCCGCCGCTGGCGGTCCCCGGCCAGCAGCTCGTACACCTCGTCCACCCGCTGCCGGAACTCCGGGGCTTCCCGGTCCCGCCAGTGGGGGAGCTCGGGTCGCACCTCCCCCAGGATGCGGGCCGGGGTCGTGCTCAGGACCACCACCCGGTCGCTGAGGAAGACGGCCTCCTCGATGTTGTGGGTGACGAGGACCATGGCCCGGGTGGGGATGCGGCGCTGCAGCCACAGCTCCAACAGGTCCGTGCGGAGGTTTTCGGCGGTGAGGGCGTCCAGGGCGGAGAACGGCTCGTCCATCAGCAGCACGTCCGGCCCCACCACCAGAGCCCGGGCGAAGGCCACCCGCTGCCGCATTCCCCCTGAGAGCTCCTTGGGATAGGCGGACTCGAACCCATCGAGCCCGATGAGGTCGATGGCCGCAAGCGCCCGCCTCCGCCGCTCCGCGGGAGGAACACCCCTGGCCCGCAGCCCCAGCTCCACGTTCTCCAGCACCGTCATCCACGGGAAGAGGGCGAAGGTCTGGAAGACCATGGCGATCCCGGGATGAGGACCCCGTACCACCTCCCCCTGATAGCGCACCTCGCCCTGCGTGGGCCTGAGCAGACCTGCCAGAACCCGCAGGAGGGTGGACTTGCCGCAGCCGCTCGGCCCCACCAGGGCCAGGATCTCCATGTCCCGGAGGGTCAGGGAGATGCGGTCCAGCACCACGATCTGTCCCTCGGGCCGCTCGAAGGCCACGGTGACCTCCCGGGCCTCCAGCAGGACCGCGGGTGGGGCGAGCAGGGGAGGGAGGGGGTTGGGGTGCTGCATGGATCGTTCTCCTCACACGTGGTAGCGGGTCTCCGCGAGGTACACGAACCGCCGCCAGACCAACCGGTTCAGCCCCACCACCACCGCGGCCATGACCACCGTGGAGGCCGCCAGCAGCGGCATATCGCCCTGCGCGGCCGCGGAGGCGATGAGGGCCCCAAGCCCCGTGGTCTGCAGGGTTCGACCTCCGAAGGTGACGAACTCCGAGACGATGCTGGCGTTCCAGGCCCCGCCCTGGGCCGAAAGCCCCCCGGTGATGAGGTACGGGAAGAGGGCGGGCAGGCAGAACGTCCGCCACCACAGCCACCTCCGAATCTGCAGCACCTGCGCAGCCTCCAGGAGGTCCCGGGGCAGGGCGGTGGTGCCGGCGATCACGTTGAACAGCAGGTACCACTGAGTGCCGAGCAACATGAGGGCCACGGAGGCCACCTCCAGCCCCCCGCCGAGCCTCACGAGGAGGAGGAGCATCACCGGAAACAGCGCGGTGGCCGGCACGGAGGCGGCCATCTGCACGAGGGGCTGGACGAGGCGGGCGACTCGGGGTCGGAGACCCACGGCCACGCCCGCGGGGATGGTCCACATGGCGGCGAGGGAAAGGGCGATGAGCACCCGCAGGCCGGTGGCGACGGTTCCGAGTACGATGTCCCGCCATCCCTCCGGCGGAACCCGGACCATGAGTCGTCCGAGGGAGAGGAGCCCCCATGCAGCGGTTGCCGCCAGGAGGACCGCCGCGATGGCACCGAGGGCAGGGTGCCCTGGGGAGCGACCCCTCTTGCCGGACGCTGCCCGCTCGCCCGGAAGACGCAGCGTTCGCTCCAACACCTCCCCTAAAGGCACCCACAGGTGCGCCCGGCACCACCGAACCAGCTGGGAATGCCGCAGGAGGTCCAAAAACCAGGAACGGGGCGGGAGCGGGTCTTCTGCGAGTTCCAGCTTGAACTTCTGGCTCCACGCCACCAGCGGCCGCCACACCAGCTGGTCCATGGCCACGATCACCAACAGCAGGGCTCCCAGTCCCCACCCCACCGCCCGGAGATCCCCGCGGCTGCTGGCCTCCGCGAGGTAGCTGCCGAGCCCAGGGAGGGTGAAGGAACGGTCCACCAGGGTGAAGCTCTCGCACGCCATGAGGAAGAACCATCCGCCCGCCCAGGACATCATGCTGTTCCACACCAGGCCGATGGCCGCGCAAGGAAGCTCCAAACGGGTGAACCGCTGCCACCACGACAGTCCCAGCACCCGGGCTGCCTCCAGGAGATCTTCGGGCACCGTCAGGAGGGCGTGGTAGAAGCTGAAGGCCATGTTCCACACCATCCCCGTGAAGATCAGGAGGATGCTTGCAAGCTCCAGGCCAATGATGCGGCCCGGAAAGAGGGCGATCATGGCCAGCAGGACCGCGGGGAGGAAGGAGAGCACAGGGACGGATTGCAGGACGTCCAGCACGGGGATCAGGAGGCGCTCCGCAGTGCGGTTGCGGGCCGCTATGTATCCCACGGTCAGGGTGAAGAGAAGGGAAAGCCCGTAGGCGGCGGCCACGCGCAGCAGGGAAAATCCGGCGTATCCGGGGAGGGCCTGGGGCCGCAGGTCCAGGGCCAGCGAAGGGCTCACCTGCCGCAGCTCCGTGGGAGCCAGGACCACCAGCCCCCACACTGCGCCCACTCCCACGGCCAGCACCACCAGGTCCGCGAGGCGGGGCCGTGGCAGTCGCAGGAGCCGAAGAACGGAAAGCCAGGGCATCGGTAACTCTGGGTTCGGGGAATGCGTCCTCCGCAAAAACCCTACGGCCTATTGTAGGGGCACGGGGGCCGGAAGCGGGTAGGGTGGGGTTTGATCCGGTGCAGGAATCCGTGGGAAAGTTATACAAAACGGATCCGGCCCGGGTAGAGAGCCGTGGGGGGACTACGGAACGATTGGCAGGATCGGATGGTGGTCTGGATCGTGATGGGGGGACCGCGCTGTGGAGCCTGCGCCAGGTGCGGTCTGCTGACTCTCCCCGAGTACCTGCGGCTGGCCGCTCAAGAGCTGGAGCAGCTGGAGGCGGCCTGGTTTCCCTTCCTGGTCTCCAGCGAAGGGGGAAAGGATGGGGAGGTCCTGGGCGCCTCCGTGCTCCGGGGACTGCCCGCCGCGCGGGTGCCGTCGCCAGCTGGGCCCTCCGACGGTATCTGGGGGTCTGGTGGTCCTGACCCTCATCGGGACCGCCTTGCTGTGGATGGGGCTTGTAGCAGTGGGCTTTCCCAATGCCCTCGGGTGATCCGTCCTGGTGGGGGTGGCGGAGACGGTCCCCTACCTGGGGCCCGCGTTTGGGATCTTGGCGCTCGGCAGCGTAGCCCTCACACGGGGCGTGTGGACCGCCCTGGCCGTGGTGGGGATCCTGCTCGGCGTCCGGGCGATCAACGACGTGATCGTGGCACCCCTGGTGCTGCGTAACCTCCTCCGGCTGCATCCCGTCGTCATCCTCGGCGCGATCCTGATGGGTGCGGACCTCTTCGGACCTGCAGGCGTGTTCCTGGCGGCCCCCCTCACAACCACCATCGCCATGATGCTCCAGGCCTCCGAAGCTCCGGTCGCGTGTCTTCCGCCGGAGCCCGTGAAGCTCTCCAAGGGCGGCTCTCCATGAAGCGGGGAAACGCCTGCATCCTCCTGGTTGCCGGGTTTGTGCTGGCGGTGAATTCCCCCAACAGCCTCTCGAACACCGTAAGCGTCATCGATCCCAGGACGTTCCGGGTAATCGCCACCTTTCCGGTGGGCAAGAGTCCGCAACCCGTGGTCCCCTCGTACGACCTGCGCATCCTGCGGGTGAACAACAACATCACCTGGACCTCTCCGGGGACGGAAGGTACTTCTGCCTCTCCTGCGAGTTCAGCGGGGATCTTCTCCGGGTGAGCGCCCGCTCCCGCCGAACCGCCGGCAGGATCCACGAGAGAAACCCGTATCCCGCCACACCCGCGGCGACGTCGAGGCGGAAAACACCCCCTGCCCCTGCGGTCGGATCCGGAGCAGGACGGAGGCGAGGACGCAGAAGGCCCTGAGAGATATTCTGGAACCGTGTGCCGAGGTTGGAGAGCAGATTGTCTCCCTCCTCTTTGCGCGTGCGGGAGAGGGACCCGATCAGACCGCGATCTCCTGGGTCGTGTACCACCTCCGGAGGACGGTGATCTGTCCCGCGGTGTGCGCGGCTTCCAGCAAGAGATCCGTGAGGACGTCCCGCCACGTGCCCTCTCGGCCCGGAGCCGCCCGGTCCAGGAGCGTATCATCCGCCTCCTGCACCGCTTGCGCGCACGCCTCCACCGCATGCCCCAGGCGCTTCCGGAGCTCCCCCCAGGCCCCAGGGGTGTTCGCAGGGCGCGGCCATGGGTCGGGCCCCGGGTGCGGGTGGTCCGGACGGAGCTCGTGCGCAGCCCAGGCGCACCGATATGCCAGGTGGGCCACGAGGTCTGCGATGCTGGGCTGTCCGGACACGGGGCGCCAATGGGCCTCCACGACCGTCACGTCCCCTAGCAGCCCCCACAGCCCCTCTCGCCCCTCGGGTCCCTCCCGAAGGATTCTCCGCAGGCGCTCGGCGAACCACTGCGTCTTCCGTGCTCCCATGCCTCCTCACCCCTTTCCGCCCTCCTCCCAGGATGGCGCACACACCCTCGCTGGATCCGTGCGATTGCCGTGTGCGCGGCCCATGCAGAACAGCCGCGGGCCCGATACACTGGAGAAGTCAGACCCATCTGGGGAGGGAGCAGCATGCTGGCCCGGGACATCATGACCAAGGATGTGATCACCCTGGATCCCTCCATGACCGTGGAGGAAGCCGCGGACGTCCTCATCCGGTATCGGATCCATGGGGCGCCCGTGGTGGACCGGGAGGAGAGGCTGGTGGGGATGGTGAGCCTCGTGGACCTGGTGGCGAAGTCGGGGAGCCGGGTCCGGGACATCATGACGCCGGATCCCGTCACCGCCTCGGAGGACACGCCGCTGAGCGAGCTGGCACAGCTGATGCTGGATGAGTTGGTGCGTCGGGTCCCCATTGTGCGGGGGAACCGGATAGTGGGAATCGTGAGCGCGAGCGACTTCCTGCGGGCATACCTGGAGCTGGTGGGAGAAGGGGGGGCGGAGTAGTTTCGCCCCTTGTGGAAGCGTGCATCTCAAGGCGCTCACCGAACCACCCTCCCGTGCTTACCCTAGGACCGCGGGACCCTTTTCGCCATCCATCTCCGGAAGGATTCTGGTCCGCTCCATGCCCGATCCCCTCGGGCCTACACCCTTGTGGTAGACTTAAACTACTAAGGAGCGGACGGTGCGTAGGCTGCGGGCACGGGACGTGATGACGACACCTGTCATCACCGTGGTGCCGGAGACCCCAGTCCCGGAGGTGGCGCGGGTGCTGGTGGAGCGGCACATCAGCGGCGTGCCTGTGGTGGACGAGGCAGGGAGACTCGTGGGCATCGTGACGGAGGCGGATCTCCTGCCCAAGGAGGCGGGCCCCGCGGGACTTCCCCTCACCGCCCTGCCGGGCTCGGAAG
Above is a genomic segment from Armatimonadota bacterium containing:
- a CDS encoding thermonuclease family protein, translating into MLLLPLALLLAAPALAARTPATVRLQVGPRTETVRLIGLDAPETSPNHRAARQAGQLGRSLQEILRLGELSRAAAGRLAPPGSTVFLELDVQTRDRYGRLLAYLWLPDGTLLNERLLRDGWAVLLTVPPTSGTPTAWWPPSARHATGPQACGPLTPSQTGLRP
- a CDS encoding helix-turn-helix domain-containing protein, giving the protein MKGLLTLARAAGRLGVHPDWLRKLVRRGRLRAVDIGTPARPFYLLPEAEVRRYQREIQGRRGRPSKRGR
- a CDS encoding tyrosine-type recombinase/integrase, which gives rise to MRLGEAWTDHGLVCPGENGAPWWPNNFQRAFSALTRRVGVEGLTFHVLRHTHASHLIRAGVDLRTVAARLGHATPTLTLNTYGHLIPGAQEEAVSWLEEHLHGAARS
- a CDS encoding TIGR01777 family oxidoreductase; protein product: MRIAITGASGLLGTALAQRFRAAGHEVVPVGRDPEISARSGVFWDPPRKMLEAERLEGVEVVVNLAGARIAPARWTPAYRALIRTSRVEATRFLCETLARLARKPRVLLSASAVGYYGNRDPQQELDESSPPGEGFLARLCVEWEAATEPARSAGIRTVLLRTGTVLTLRGGFLPPLVRLFRVGLGGRLGRGDQVLSWIALVDYVRAVEFLLQRQDLHGPVNLTAPKPVTNAEFTATLARILRRPAPFRIPAFALRLAFGRELAEEVFLAGQRVVPRRLWEAGFRFDLPELEGALRAVLAER
- a CDS encoding zf-HC2 domain-containing protein; the encoded protein is MRHPEDLLSAYADGVLPVEEATRIAAHLAACASCLQVVEDLLAVRALLRRVPQPHPRPESLAHALRRLEERGTQRDRARRLLLAFLTACAAALLLYLPPPFASSRLERTAYLRHHARITLTHPMVDGALNAFLAGLLPQLPPEEP
- a CDS encoding sigma-70 family RNA polymerase sigma factor; this translates as MNLEGAVEHTGTREEATSQFSRLLAEHWPRAYRFAYRLCGDTDQAEEVLQQAAEEALRAFHRFRPGTRFDRWFLRIVYHPSWMLTAACGDSPCPPWTSSPLLPWWRGAGPIRRRGWRPPWTVRFSRRSMLSPRSIGV
- a CDS encoding DUF5666 domain-containing protein, with the translated sequence MRTWIALLASVFLALTLAPLGWTAAGAPQTKPASPRPAASFEVEGKVSAVSKSGFSLSVTEVRQGNLQKGARLRIQYTSRTKFTRAGKAASPAALKAGETVRVLGSVLRSGKRVTYRAAQVTILE
- the tatA gene encoding twin-arginine translocase TatA/TatE family subunit, with protein sequence MGLGSIGTGELLIIFLIALLIFGPARLADLGSSLGKAIRDFRRGLQEPDDHETRSDSR
- a CDS encoding nitrate/sulfonate/bicarbonate ABC transporter ATP-binding protein; this translates as MQHPNPLPPLLAPPAVLLEAREVTVAFERPEGQIVVLDRISLTLRDMEILALVGPSGCGKSTLLRVLAGLLRPTQGEVRYQGEVVRGPHPGIAMVFQTFALFPWMTVLENVELGLRARGVPPAERRRRALAAIDLIGLDGFESAYPKELSGGMRQRVAFARALVVGPDVLLMDEPFSALDALTAENLRTDLLELWLQRRIPTRAMVLVTHNIEEAVFLSDRVVVLSTTPARILGEVRPELPHWRDREAPEFRQRVDEVYELLAGDRQRRLVHARPLIPRLPPAPVGLITGLVELVHDADGRVDLPELAAELQMDIEDLLPAVEAAELLGFLSSQDGDLVLTEEGRALAEASVQAKKEVFRKAFLSRVRTAQEILEVLRHRRPPRMSAEFFLDLLERHFSAEESRRQLGVLTDWGRYAEAFAYDETTGEFYLESDLVS
- a CDS encoding ABC transporter permease subunit; this encodes MPWLSVLRLLRLPRPRLADLVVLAVGVGAVWGLVVLAPTELRQVSPSLALDLRPQALPGYAGFSLLRVAAAYGLSLLFTLTVGYIAARNRTAERLLIPVLDVLQSVPVLSFLPAVLLAMIALFPGRIIGLELASILLIFTGMVWNMAFSFYHALLTVPEDLLEAARVLGLSWWQRFTRLELPCAAIGLVWNSMMSWAGGWFFLMACESFTLVDRSFTLPGLGSYLAEASSRGDLRAVGWGLGALLLVIVAMDQLVWRPLVAWSQKFKLELAEDPLPPRSWFLDLLRHSQLVRWCRAHLWVPLGEVLERTLRLPGERAASGKRGRSPGHPALGAIAAVLLAATAAWGLLSLGRLMVRVPPEGWRDIVLGTVATGLRVLIALSLAAMWTIPAGVAVGLRPRVARLVQPLVQMAASVPATALFPVMLLLLVRLGGGLEVASVALMLLGTQWYLLFNVIAGTTALPRDLLEAAQVLQIRRWLWWRTFCLPALFPYLITGGLSAQGGAWNASIVSEFVTFGGRTLQTTGLGALIASAAAQGDMPLLAASTVVMAAVVVGLNRLVWRRFVYLAETRYHV